GAACTGGAGTTGCCTTACATCCTGCGCCAGACCGGACGCACGCAGGGACTGGACTGGGTGCTGCCGCCGATACGTGAGCGCATCGCGCCTGATTACATCCCGACCCAGCGCAATCGGGTGGCGCTGCTGGAGCGCACCGGGCGCGTGGCCGTGCCTTATCTGATCGATCCGAACCAGGATGTCGAACTGTACGAGTCACGCCGTATCGTCAGCTACCTGCTGGACACCTACGCCGTCTGAACGACAGGCTCAATCGGGCCGCCCCGGCGGCGGCCTGTTTGCCCGGGGTGCATCGGGGTCTTCGTAATAGGAAGGCTCCGACGTATCCCGCACTTCATCCGGCTCCGCTGGCGTGTCCCCGGCATCCGCAACCAGCATCTCCAGCTTGTCTGCAATATCCCACTCCGCTGGCTCGCCTGGATGATGCTCCTCGAACTCCTCGTTACGCGGATCGATCTCTGTAAGCACCGGTGTGGACGAGGGGGTCACCGTCACGTACTCGCCCTGCTCTTCCACCGGCACCATATCGCTGGCCCGGAAGACATAGAAGACAGCGGCCCCGGCCACCAGCAGACACAGGCTGATGAAGATGAACAGGGCCGGTGCGCCGAGCACCCCCATCAGCACCCCCGCCAGAAGCGGCCCGACCATGGTGCCGACACCATAGGTCCGCAGCATGCTGGCGCAGGCCGCCACCAGTTGATCGTTGGGCAACTGGTCATTGGCCAGCGCCACACTGACCGGATAGGTACTGGCCGCCACCGCAAAGAAAATGCCGCTGAACAGGAACAGGGCGACCACCGAGAAGGCGCCCAGCACCGCCGTAATCGCCGCCGCCAGCGCACCGCAAAACAGCAGCCCGGTGAGCACCGGCAGACGACCGATGCGATCCCCCAGCCAGCCCGCTGGCCATTGCAGCAGCACCGCGCAGATCACGGAAAACCCCATGTACATCGACAGTTGACTGATATCCAGCCCGACACGCAGGGCATACACCGGCGCCAGCGAGAGGAAGGCGCCCAGCGCAATACCCGAAGCCAGCACGCCGGTCATGCCCGCCGGTGCCTGGCGGATCAGCTTGCGCACGCCGAGCGTCTCGGTGTGCGACGGCGAGGTGGGAATCAGGCTCTGCGTCAGCGCCAGTGGCACCAGTGACAGCACGATCAACATGGCCACCACGCTGAACACCACGTATTCCATGGGGTTGCCAAGGCCAACCAGCAGCTGGCCCGAGGCCGAGGCCAGATAGAAGTTGATGGTGTAGATGCCAAGCAGCTTGCCGCGCGATTCATTGGTGGCACGGTCATTGATCCAGCTCTCGGCCACCGTCATCAGGCCCGCCAGACAGATACCGACGACCACACGCATCAGCGCCCAGGACGCAGCCGAGACGATAAGGGGATGCATCAGGGTGGTGGCGCAGGCCACGGCGGCAAACACCGCAAAGGCGCGGATGTGGCCAACCTTGCGGATCACATCGACCGCATAGGTGGCACCGATGATGAAGCCCAGCGAGTAGGCGGCCATCACCACACCCAGGGCCGCATCGGCGACACCTTCCATGTCCAGGCGCAGGGCGATAAGGGTACCCAGCATGGCGCTGCCGCTGACCAGCAGCGCCAGACTGAGAAACAAGGCAATAACGGAGAGCACGACGGTCTTCATGGCGGCCAGTGTACCAGCCCTTTCGTCGCGTTGCGTGGCGGCGCCCCGATTCTTCAGGCTGGCAGACCGAGTCGGCGGGCCTCCATACGGCGCAGGAACTCGAGCATGATCTGCCGGTACAGGTCCACGCCCAGCCAGGCATCCTCAACCCCGGCATCCACATTCGGATTGTCGTTGACCTCCACCACCACCACACGCTCGCCGGACTGCTTCATGTCCACGCCATACAGGCCATTGCCCATCAGCCGGGCCGCCTTCAGCGCCGTGCGCAGCACCTTGGCGGGCACCTCCTGGATCGGCACCGTGCGCGCATTGCCCGACACGGTCTTGCCGCCCTTGTGGTTGTAGATCTGCCAGTGGCCCTTGCTCATGAAATACTGGCAGGCAAACAGGGGGCGGTTATTGAGCACACCGATACGCCAGTCATAGTCCGTGTACATGAATTCCTGAGCCAGCACCACGGCACTCTGCCGGAAGTATTCACCCAGTGCCGTTTCCAGAGCCTCGGCGCTGTCAGCCTTGGTGATACCCCGGGAAAAGCTGCCATCAGGAATTTTCAGCACCACCGGCAAGCCCAGGTCCTCGACCATGGCCTGCACATCATGCTGGCCGTCGCGGAACAGAAAGCGGGTCTTCGGCACCGGTACCTTGTTGGCCTGCATCAGCTCCGCGAAATAGATCTTGTTGGTACAGCGCAGGATCGAACCCGGATCGTCCATCACCACCATGCCCTCCTGCTCGGCCTTGCGCGCGAACTGATAGGTATGATGGTCCAGTGCCGTGGTCTCGCGGATAAACAGGGCGTCGTACTCCGCCAGCCGGGGGTAGTCTTCACGGCCCACTGTTTCCACGTTGATGCCCAGCTCGGCCCCGGCCCGGGTAAACAGGCGCAGCGCCTTGCTGTCGCTCGGCGGCAGGGCTTCGTCCGGGTTCACCAGCATGGCCAGGTCGTAACGGAACTTGCGGCGGCTGCCGACCTTGCGCCATACCCGCGCGTTGAAGGCCTCCAGCGCTGTCGCAAAGGCATCCTCTTCCTTGCCCTTGAGCTGGTGCAAGCCCAGGGGGCGCACGGACTCCACCGTCCAGCTGTCCCGCCGCCGCAGCTCCAGTTGCAGGATCGGCGCGGGCAGCTGATCGAAGATCTGCCGTGCCAGTTCCGCCAGCCCGGCATGTTCGGTCTGGCCAAAGAACACCTTCAATGACAGCCGCTCACCATCCTGGCGGTGCTTCTTCATGGCCTTGTCCAGCGCCGCATCGAACGACTCGAAGTGCAGGCCGTAGAGCGCCTTGCGCGACAGATCGTTGACGGTGCGCACCGATGGCAGCACACGGTGGCCGCGTGCCTCGGCCAGCAGCGAGCAGTAATAACCCGGGCTCAGGTATCGGTAGTTACGGCACAGGTTGATGACCTGGACCCGGCCACTGGGAAAGCTGGTGGTACTGTCCAGATACTCCCGGGCACTCATCAGATGCCGGGCCGGATAATAGGCGGCCCAGTCTCGGCGGTCTTCGACCACCAGAATAACGTTGGTCATGCTGCTCCCTCGACGGTCCCTGCAAGGCTGAAAAGCGTCAATGTTCGCACTGTAGCGTGCCGGTGGCAGGGTCCGCTACAGGCGCAGCGGAGGAAGACCGCGAAATGCATCCCGCAGGCTGTCGGACCAGGCCTCGCGCAGCGCCGTGTAGAAGGCATGCCGCTCGTCGATATGGTAATGACGGCTGCTGTCGAAGCTGTCCTGGGTATAGAGCAGGACATCCAGGGGCATGCCCACGGACAGATTGGAACGGATGGTGGAGTCGAAGCTGATCAGGGCACATTTCATCGCTTCATCCAGAGGCAGCCGATAATCCACCACCCGGTCGATGATCGGCTTGCCATACTTGCTCTCGCCAATCTGGAAATACGGCGTGTCCACCGTAGCTTCGATGAAGTTGCCTGCCGGGTAGACATGGAACAGCCGGCATGGCTCGCCACGAATCTGCCCGCCCACCAGGAAGCTGCCCCCGAAATCGACACCGCTGCCCTGCCCCTGGCCGCCATCACGATGGATCACTTCACGCAGGGTGCTGCCCACCAGTTCGGCGACGTCATACAGGCTGGTGACCTGATACAGGTGACGCGGTGCGTCGTCCCGGATGCGGTTGCGCAGCAGGCTCAGAACACTCTGGGTGGTGGCCAGATTGCCGGCACTCATCAGCACGATCAGGCGTTCACCCTCGCGCTCGAAACGGTGCAACTTGCGAAAGGTGGCAATGTGGTCCACCCCGGCGTTGGTGCGGGAATCCGCCGCGAAGATCATGCCCTGCTCCAGGCGCATGGCCACGCAGTACGTCATGCCAGTTCTCCGTTAATGCGCACCGGGGAAACCCGGGCGCCGATGGCGCAGAGCATAGCGCCGCGGGCCCGCTGGCGGCCAGCGGATTTATTACTGATCGAGACGCTCGACGGTCGCCGTGGCGTGCATCGACTCGGGGCCACCACCGTACCGCACGCCACGCACCGGGCAGGCATCCAGGTAATCCAGCCCGACGGCCAGCTTCAGGTGCTGACGCAGCTGGCGCGTCTGGTTGACCACGTCATAGCTGTGCCAGGCGTCCTGGAACCAGACCTCCGCCCAGGCATGGCTGGCGACGTGTTCCTGATCCTCACTGTACAGGTAGCCACTGACATAGCGGGCGGGCAGACCGAGCAGGCGGCAGCAGGCCAGAAACACATGGGTGTGGTCCTGGCAGACCCCGTGCCCCCCGGCAAAGGCCTCACCGGCAGAACTGCCTGCGTGGGTCATGCCCGGGGTGTAGGCCATACGTGCCAGCAACGCCGCCATCAGCCGCTCCAGGGTCGCTTCATCGGCGCTATCCCCCAGCTCGGCAAGGAAGCTGCGGATCGCCGAGCTGGGGCGAGTCAGCCGCGTGTGCCTGCTGTACACCAGGGGCGACAGGGAAGAGTCATCCTGCTCACGGTCATCATCCGTGATCTCCACCTCGCCACGCGCCAGAATGGAAATACTGGAATGCGGCTGGTCCAGCGTCAGCACATGCAGGATATTGCCGAAGCCGTCACTGCTGACCAGCGGCGTCTGCGGCATTTCCAGCT
This region of Isoalcanivorax indicus genomic DNA includes:
- a CDS encoding proteasome-type protease, producing the protein MTYCVAMRLEQGMIFAADSRTNAGVDHIATFRKLHRFEREGERLIVLMSAGNLATTQSVLSLLRNRIRDDAPRHLYQVTSLYDVAELVGSTLREVIHRDGGQGQGSGVDFGGSFLVGGQIRGEPCRLFHVYPAGNFIEATVDTPYFQIGESKYGKPIIDRVVDYRLPLDEAMKCALISFDSTIRSNLSVGMPLDVLLYTQDSFDSSRHYHIDERHAFYTALREAWSDSLRDAFRGLPPLRL
- a CDS encoding MFS transporter — its product is MKTVVLSVIALFLSLALLVSGSAMLGTLIALRLDMEGVADAALGVVMAAYSLGFIIGATYAVDVIRKVGHIRAFAVFAAVACATTLMHPLIVSAASWALMRVVVGICLAGLMTVAESWINDRATNESRGKLLGIYTINFYLASASGQLLVGLGNPMEYVVFSVVAMLIVLSLVPLALTQSLIPTSPSHTETLGVRKLIRQAPAGMTGVLASGIALGAFLSLAPVYALRVGLDISQLSMYMGFSVICAVLLQWPAGWLGDRIGRLPVLTGLLFCGALAAAITAVLGAFSVVALFLFSGIFFAVAASTYPVSVALANDQLPNDQLVAACASMLRTYGVGTMVGPLLAGVLMGVLGAPALFIFISLCLLVAGAAVFYVFRASDMVPVEEQGEYVTVTPSSTPVLTEIDPRNEEFEEHHPGEPAEWDIADKLEMLVADAGDTPAEPDEVRDTSEPSYYEDPDAPRANRPPPGRPD
- a CDS encoding RimK family protein; the protein is MTNVILVVEDRRDWAAYYPARHLMSAREYLDSTTSFPSGRVQVINLCRNYRYLSPGYYCSLLAEARGHRVLPSVRTVNDLSRKALYGLHFESFDAALDKAMKKHRQDGERLSLKVFFGQTEHAGLAELARQIFDQLPAPILQLELRRRDSWTVESVRPLGLHQLKGKEEDAFATALEAFNARVWRKVGSRRKFRYDLAMLVNPDEALPPSDSKALRLFTRAGAELGINVETVGREDYPRLAEYDALFIRETTALDHHTYQFARKAEQEGMVVMDDPGSILRCTNKIYFAELMQANKVPVPKTRFLFRDGQHDVQAMVEDLGLPVVLKIPDGSFSRGITKADSAEALETALGEYFRQSAVVLAQEFMYTDYDWRIGVLNNRPLFACQYFMSKGHWQIYNHKGGKTVSGNARTVPIQEVPAKVLRTALKAARLMGNGLYGVDMKQSGERVVVVEVNDNPNVDAGVEDAWLGVDLYRQIMLEFLRRMEARRLGLPA
- a CDS encoding transglutaminase family protein, which gives rise to MRLSIEHLTTYRYDHEARHSTQYVRLTPRPSPRQRILSWQLEMPQTPLVSSDGFGNILHVLTLDQPHSSISILARGEVEITDDDREQDDSSLSPLVYSRHTRLTRPSSAIRSFLAELGDSADEATLERLMAALLARMAYTPGMTHAGSSAGEAFAGGHGVCQDHTHVFLACCRLLGLPARYVSGYLYSEDQEHVASHAWAEVWFQDAWHSYDVVNQTRQLRQHLKLAVGLDYLDACPVRGVRYGGGPESMHATATVERLDQ